The stretch of DNA GCAGCGTGCCGATCCAGGTCGCGGCCGTCGGCAACGCGATGGCTTACACGACGGTCGGCATCAAATCGCAGATCGGTGGCCAGATCGTCCAGATCCACTTCAAGGAGGGTGAGGACGTCAAGAAGGACGCCCTCCTCTTCACGATCGACCCGCGGCCCCTCGAGGCCGTGCTCCGCCAGGCGGAGGCGGCGCTGCGCCAGCGCCAGGCCGAGGTCCAGCAGGCGATCGCGAACCTCGAGCGGGACACGGCGCAGCTCACGAACGCGCAGGTGCAGGAGCGCCGCTACCGGGAGCTGGTCGAGCGGGAGTTCGTCGCGCGGGAGCAGTACGACCAGGTCCGCACGAATCTCGCCGCGATGGAGGCGACGGTGCAGGCCGACCGCGCGGCCGTCGAGAACGCGAAGGCCGCGGAGCGGGCGGCGCAGGCCGCCGTCGACAACGCGAGGCTCCAGCTCGCGTACACCGAGATCCGCGCGCCGATCGACGGGCGCACCGGGAACGTCATGGTCCAGGTCGGCAACGTCGTGAAGGGCAACGACGACAATCCGATCGTCGTGATCAACCAGGTCCACCCGATCTACGTCTCGTTCTCGGTCCCCGAACGCCACCTGGACGACATCAAGAAGTACCGGGCCGCGGGCACGCTCCGGGTGGAAGCGCGGCTGCCTCAGCAGTCGCAGACGCTCGCGACCGGCGCGCTCACCTTCATCAACAACGCGGTGG from Candidatus Methylomirabilota bacterium encodes:
- a CDS encoding efflux RND transporter periplasmic adaptor subunit, yielding MNARGLAAGGAWSLAASLLLAGCSDDATGKPSRAAGPPPVPVTAADAVERSVPIQVAAVGNAMAYTTVGIKSQIGGQIVQIHFKEGEDVKKDALLFTIDPRPLEAVLRQAEAALRQRQAEVQQAIANLERDTAQLTNAQVQERRYRELVEREFVAREQYDQVRTNLAAMEATVQADRAAVENAKAAERAAQAAVDNARLQLAYTEIRAPIDGRTGNVMVQVGNVVKGNDDNPIVVINQVHPIYVSFSVPERHLDDIKKYRAAGTLRVEARLPQQSQTLATGALTFINNAVDQATATIQLKATFANSDNALWPGQFLDVVLTLTSRTAIVVPSQAIQPGQQGPFVFVVKADQTVESRPVVPGTRLGLETIVEQGLRAGERVVTDGQLRLVPGAKVEVKPARAS